A single Thermosynechococcus vestitus BP-1 DNA region contains:
- a CDS encoding DUF4912 domain-containing protein, translating into MPKDRPPLEEMTLRQLRRVASELQVPRYSRMRKDQLLAAIREKQAQANGSTTTLSIQPVPPSLESQEKVEAAKFDLGPAQEDILLASVDEGLGDLPGGYGESRIVLMPRDPQWAYAYWDVPNEHREELRRQGGQQLALRLYDATNINLDSQIPHSVQEYPCDELAREWYLPIPVSDRDYVVEIGYRCADGRWLVLARSAPIHIPPAYPSDWVWDQFITVDWDMDLRGKTLFDLGAPLAGTAEPNPIYEGIFAMAEGAEAQRVAGSLFGSMHQVPGSISQLPAMAISSYVFPSGVGLWAVPTVSGLTMSGVGFSASAAPIRPRKFWLVADAELIVYGATEPDATVTIGGRPIKLNPDGTFRFQMSFQDGLIDFPILAVAADGEQNRAIHMKFTRETPERRTNTKEEAVLEWLA; encoded by the coding sequence ATGCCAAAAGATCGCCCCCCTTTAGAAGAAATGACATTGCGGCAGTTGCGGCGTGTTGCCAGTGAACTGCAAGTGCCCCGCTATAGCCGTATGCGCAAAGATCAGCTCCTCGCTGCCATCCGTGAAAAGCAGGCGCAGGCCAACGGATCCACCACCACCCTTTCTATCCAACCTGTCCCCCCTAGTCTGGAGTCGCAAGAAAAAGTGGAAGCAGCCAAGTTTGACCTCGGTCCCGCCCAAGAGGATATTCTCTTGGCCTCCGTAGATGAGGGCCTTGGGGATTTGCCGGGTGGCTATGGTGAAAGCCGCATTGTCCTAATGCCCCGTGATCCCCAGTGGGCCTACGCCTATTGGGATGTACCGAACGAGCACCGCGAAGAATTGCGGCGGCAAGGGGGGCAGCAACTGGCTCTACGCCTGTACGATGCCACGAATATCAACCTCGATAGCCAAATTCCCCACAGTGTTCAGGAATACCCCTGCGACGAGTTGGCGCGGGAGTGGTATCTGCCCATCCCCGTGAGCGATCGCGACTATGTCGTGGAAATTGGTTATCGCTGTGCCGATGGCCGCTGGTTAGTTCTAGCTCGTTCTGCTCCCATTCATATTCCCCCCGCCTACCCCTCAGATTGGGTTTGGGATCAATTCATCACCGTGGATTGGGATATGGATCTGCGGGGCAAAACCCTCTTTGATCTGGGGGCACCCCTGGCAGGCACTGCCGAACCCAATCCCATCTATGAAGGCATCTTTGCCATGGCCGAAGGGGCAGAAGCACAGCGGGTGGCAGGTTCCCTCTTTGGTTCCATGCACCAAGTCCCCGGCTCCATCTCCCAGTTGCCAGCAATGGCCATCAGTTCCTATGTCTTCCCCTCTGGGGTTGGGCTATGGGCGGTGCCGACGGTTTCGGGTCTGACGATGTCGGGGGTTGGCTTCTCAGCTTCGGCGGCTCCCATTCGTCCGCGCAAATTCTGGTTGGTGGCGGATGCTGAACTCATTGTCTATGGGGCTACGGAGCCAGATGCCACCGTCACCATTGGTGGGCGCCCCATCAAACTCAATCCCGATGGCACGTTCCGCTTCCAAATGTCTTTCCAAGATGGCCTTATCGACTTCCCGATCTTGGCAGTGGCGGCAGATGGGGAACAAAACCGCGCCATTCACATGAAGTTCACGCGCGAAACCC
- a CDS encoding SufS family cysteine desulfurase: MTIAPSRSLADLCRADFPILARQVHDRPLIYFDNAATSQKPLAVLNTLEDYYRRYNANVHRGVHTLSAEATTAYEGAREKVARFINAAHAEEIIYTRNASEAINLVAYSWGMNTLRDGDEIILTVMEHHSNLIPWQFVAQKTGARLKFVELTPEQTFDLNHYESLLSDRTRLVAVAHVSNTLGCLNPIPEIVRLAHAKGARVLVDACQSVPHLPIDVQQLGCDWLVASGHKMCAPTGIGFLWGRAELLRQMSPFLGGGEMIADVFLDHATYADIPHKFEAGTPAIAEAIALGAAVDYLSQWGMEHIHAYEQELTAYLFKRLQELPAVTVYGPKSGDRAALASFTVGEVHPHDLSTILDQSGIAIRAGHHCTQPLHRYLGVQSTARASLYFYNTRAEIDQFIAALGEAIAFFSDVFT; the protein is encoded by the coding sequence ATGACGATCGCCCCGAGCCGCTCCCTCGCTGACCTTTGCCGAGCTGATTTTCCGATTTTGGCGCGACAGGTACACGATCGCCCCTTGATTTACTTTGACAATGCGGCCACCTCCCAGAAACCCTTGGCAGTTCTCAATACCCTTGAGGACTACTATCGGCGCTACAACGCTAATGTCCATCGCGGAGTACACACCCTCAGTGCTGAGGCCACGACTGCCTACGAAGGGGCACGGGAAAAGGTAGCGCGTTTTATCAATGCTGCCCATGCCGAGGAAATTATCTATACTCGCAATGCCAGTGAGGCGATTAACCTCGTGGCCTACAGTTGGGGCATGAATACGCTGCGGGACGGAGATGAAATAATCCTGACGGTGATGGAGCACCACAGTAATTTGATTCCGTGGCAGTTTGTTGCCCAGAAAACCGGTGCTCGCCTCAAGTTTGTCGAACTGACGCCAGAGCAAACCTTTGACCTCAACCACTACGAAAGCCTTTTGAGCGATCGCACGCGGTTAGTGGCTGTGGCCCATGTGTCCAACACGCTGGGGTGCCTCAACCCGATTCCCGAGATTGTCCGTCTTGCCCATGCCAAGGGGGCGCGGGTATTGGTGGATGCCTGCCAAAGTGTGCCTCACCTCCCCATTGATGTACAGCAGTTGGGTTGCGATTGGCTGGTGGCTTCGGGCCATAAAATGTGTGCTCCCACGGGCATCGGCTTCCTCTGGGGACGGGCGGAACTCCTGCGGCAAATGTCCCCCTTCTTGGGCGGTGGTGAAATGATTGCCGATGTCTTTCTTGACCATGCCACCTACGCTGATATTCCCCATAAGTTTGAAGCTGGAACACCGGCGATTGCAGAGGCGATCGCCCTTGGGGCCGCGGTAGATTACCTGAGTCAGTGGGGGATGGAACACATCCATGCCTACGAGCAGGAACTCACGGCCTACCTCTTTAAACGCCTCCAGGAGCTTCCCGCTGTCACGGTCTATGGCCCTAAATCAGGCGATCGCGCTGCCTTGGCCAGCTTTACCGTTGGTGAGGTGCACCCCCACGATCTCTCGACCATCCTAGATCAGTCGGGAATTGCGATTCGAGCAGGACACCACTGCACCCAGCCTTTGCACCGCTATTTAGGGGTTCAATCCACGGCACGGGCCAGCCTTTACTTCTACAACACCCGCGCTGAAATTGATCAGTTTATTGCTGCCCTGGGGGAAGCGATTGCCTTCTTTAGCGATGTCTTTACCTAG
- a CDS encoding trans-splicing intein-formed DNA polymerase III subunit alpha C-terminal partner DnaE-C: MKIVGRRLMGWQAVYDIGLAADHNFVLANGAIAANCFNKSHSTAYGYVTYQTAFLKANFPVEYMAALLTANSGDQDKVQRYIATCLSMGIEVLPPDVNRSDIDFTPVGNKILFGLSAVRNVGQGVIEAILQARAEGGAFQSLADFCERVPRAGGDSRILNRRALESLIACGAMDSLHPQRNRNQLMQDLPLVLEWALARAKDRAVGQVNLFDMLAGDSSNESKGSYDPAPSAPPVDDLPDTEKLRQEKDLLGFYVSNHPLKDIHRPAAMIAPISLANLEQHTGQGVVSVIALLTGLKSITTKRGERMAIVQLEDLTGQAEAVVFPKAYERIHGQLQLDHRLLLWGTLEMRDDRPQLLIEDAEPLEEVKLVLVDLPVEQAGDIQAQSRLSEVLKQQAGEMPKVPVVVKVTDGYHAQYVRLGPQFRVEDADRARHALTSAGFQAHASELLSLQL; this comes from the coding sequence GTGAAGATTGTTGGCCGGCGGTTGATGGGTTGGCAGGCGGTTTATGACATTGGTTTAGCGGCGGATCACAATTTTGTTCTGGCCAATGGGGCGATCGCTGCCAATTGTTTCAACAAGTCCCACTCCACGGCCTACGGCTACGTTACCTACCAAACGGCATTTCTCAAGGCCAACTTTCCCGTCGAGTATATGGCAGCCTTACTCACGGCCAATAGTGGCGACCAAGACAAGGTACAGCGCTATATTGCCACCTGCTTGAGCATGGGGATTGAGGTATTGCCCCCCGATGTGAATCGCTCAGATATTGACTTTACCCCAGTGGGCAACAAAATTCTTTTTGGCTTGTCCGCAGTGCGCAATGTTGGGCAGGGGGTGATTGAGGCCATTTTGCAGGCACGGGCAGAAGGGGGTGCCTTTCAAAGTTTGGCGGATTTTTGCGAACGGGTTCCCCGTGCAGGGGGCGATAGCCGCATTCTCAACCGTCGTGCCCTTGAATCCCTGATTGCCTGTGGCGCCATGGATAGTCTCCATCCGCAGCGCAACCGCAACCAACTGATGCAGGATCTCCCCCTCGTGCTGGAGTGGGCCCTGGCGCGCGCCAAAGATCGGGCGGTGGGGCAAGTGAATCTCTTTGATATGCTGGCCGGGGACTCCAGCAATGAATCCAAGGGCAGCTATGACCCAGCCCCCAGTGCACCCCCAGTTGATGATTTACCCGATACCGAAAAGCTCCGCCAAGAAAAAGACCTGCTGGGATTTTATGTATCGAACCATCCCCTCAAGGACATTCACCGGCCAGCAGCCATGATTGCCCCCATTAGCTTGGCCAATCTTGAACAGCACACGGGTCAAGGGGTGGTGAGTGTGATTGCCCTGCTGACGGGACTCAAGTCCATTACCACCAAGCGCGGCGAGCGAATGGCCATTGTCCAGTTGGAAGACCTCACAGGTCAGGCGGAAGCGGTGGTTTTTCCCAAGGCCTACGAGCGAATTCATGGGCAATTGCAGCTTGATCACCGCCTACTGCTGTGGGGCACCCTAGAGATGCGCGACGATCGCCCCCAACTGCTGATTGAAGATGCCGAACCCCTTGAGGAGGTGAAACTGGTGCTTGTGGATCTGCCCGTAGAGCAGGCGGGGGATATCCAGGCCCAAAGTCGCCTTTCGGAAGTGCTCAAGCAACAGGCGGGAGAAATGCCCAAGGTGCCGGTGGTGGTCAAAGTAACCGATGGCTACCATGCCCAGTACGTACGTCTAGGGCCACAGTTTCGCGTTGAGGATGCCGATCGCGCCCGCCATGCCCTCACCAGCGCCGGTTTTCAGGCCCACGCCAGTGAACTGCTGAGCCTCCAGCTCTAG
- a CDS encoding Npun_F5560 family protein, with product MNDTPLNLADELLVRDQLVQQLSEELYQLMVQHPELFARFYQARKAEAANAEALRLLQAQVQQVEAQIAAYQEQILAYQQQAQNREAEMNNLKAQVMALSDRNEMLERVIQEMPEVYRQKFSERLSQVKLKIESLEKENSQLRAELRNLQTLLAAQVRQQQQQGLASLQPARIGLIPSFNT from the coding sequence GTGAATGATACTCCCCTCAACTTAGCCGATGAACTGCTGGTACGGGATCAACTCGTACAACAACTCTCAGAGGAACTCTATCAACTCATGGTGCAGCATCCTGAGTTATTTGCGCGCTTTTACCAAGCCCGCAAAGCCGAAGCCGCCAATGCCGAAGCCCTGAGGTTGTTGCAGGCACAGGTGCAACAGGTGGAGGCGCAAATCGCAGCCTATCAAGAGCAGATTCTTGCCTATCAACAGCAGGCACAAAACCGCGAGGCGGAAATGAACAACCTGAAGGCGCAAGTGATGGCATTGAGCGATCGCAATGAGATGCTAGAGCGCGTCATCCAAGAAATGCCCGAAGTCTATCGGCAAAAATTTAGCGAGCGACTCAGTCAAGTGAAACTGAAGATTGAAAGCCTGGAAAAAGAAAACAGTCAACTGCGTGCCGAATTGCGCAATCTGCAAACCCTCTTGGCTGCCCAAGTCCGCCAGCAACAGCAGCAGGGCTTAGCCTCATTACAACCTGCGCGGATTGGCCTGATTCCCAGCTTTAATACTTAG
- the rsmH gene encoding 16S rRNA (cytosine(1402)-N(4))-methyltransferase RsmH translates to MQDLEFSTYHQPVLAPAVLEALQPKAGGLYLDATVGGGGHTALLLRREPTCRVLAIDQDPMALAAAQEFLAPFGDRVQFWHGNFADLPVAEPMFDGILADLGVSSAQLDRPERGFSFRFDAPLDMRMNPANPLTAATVINHYSEQELADIFYEYGEERFARRIARQIVARRPLNRTQELAQLVAHCLKASPRQRIHPATRVFQALRIYVNQELAVLDQFLARSPHWLKPTGRIAVISFHSLEDRRVKQAWRANPLLEVVTRKPIVADAVEVSLNPRSRSAKLRIAVRTSA, encoded by the coding sequence ATGCAAGATTTGGAATTTTCCACTTACCATCAACCGGTGCTAGCACCTGCGGTGCTTGAGGCACTCCAGCCCAAGGCCGGAGGGCTATACTTGGATGCAACGGTAGGGGGTGGTGGCCACACGGCGCTGCTCCTACGGCGTGAACCCACTTGTCGGGTACTGGCGATCGATCAAGACCCGATGGCTTTGGCAGCGGCTCAGGAGTTCCTTGCCCCTTTTGGCGATCGCGTCCAGTTTTGGCATGGCAACTTTGCGGATCTGCCGGTGGCTGAGCCGATGTTTGATGGCATTCTCGCCGATTTAGGTGTGAGTTCTGCCCAGTTGGATCGCCCAGAGCGAGGGTTTAGTTTTCGCTTTGATGCACCCCTCGATATGCGCATGAATCCCGCTAACCCTTTGACAGCGGCAACGGTCATCAATCACTACAGCGAGCAAGAACTGGCGGATATTTTCTATGAATATGGGGAAGAACGCTTTGCCCGCCGCATTGCCCGCCAAATTGTGGCCCGTCGCCCCCTCAACCGCACCCAAGAACTGGCGCAGTTGGTTGCCCATTGCCTCAAGGCGTCCCCCCGACAACGGATTCATCCAGCCACACGGGTTTTTCAGGCCCTGCGTATCTATGTCAACCAAGAGCTAGCAGTGCTTGACCAATTTTTGGCGCGATCGCCCCACTGGTTAAAGCCCACAGGGCGCATTGCCGTCATTAGTTTCCATAGCTTGGAAGATCGCCGGGTAAAGCAGGCGTGGCGTGCCAATCCCCTCTTGGAAGTTGTGACTCGTAAACCCATTGTGGCGGATGCAGTGGAAGTGAGCCTGAACCCGCGATCGCGATCGGCGAAGCTACGAATTGCGGTGCGTACTTCTGCATGA
- a CDS encoding peptidoglycan D,D-transpeptidase FtsI family protein: protein MTTARFPNQSLPPLRIGLIFGFLLMVMGGVVARLIYLQVVQGETLAARAQQQQRRYTPPALARYPITDRRETVVALDRPVFTLFAHPIQFKVARPAIARDLAPLLRQSPEQLVAKFSTYPTGVPLAYDIDEDTAAKIRALNYDGLELNQAWQRIYPQQELMAGIVGYVDRDHQGQAGIEFSQNQFLQVPHSRQLLSINALGEWLPALAPADPRALSHGYHVRLTIDSRLQQTARQALQRQLRKFNAKRGTVIVLDVKTGALRALVSEPSYDPNHYYRADPALFRNWAVSDLYEPGSTFKPINTAIALELNAITPDTVLPDEGRIFVGGWPIQNSDYSQRGGRGALRIAEVLAYSSNVAMVHMMSRIPARHYYRYLHRLGLTETVGSDLPFETAAQLKPPEQFINYPIEPATAAFGQGFSLTPLHLAQLLAAIANGGKMVTPHVIDGLYDENGQLQKRLEHPPPRRVFSQRTSQAVIKMLGEVVRFGTGKPAHIPGYRLGGKTGTAQKAIGGTYSNLRITSFFAVFPLEQPQYVILAVVDEPKGDDAYGSTVAIPIVRAVTESLITIEGIPPSHPQELRRPAAPASVSQ from the coding sequence ATGACAACTGCCCGCTTCCCAAATCAATCCCTACCTCCCCTGCGCATCGGTCTGATCTTTGGCTTTTTACTCATGGTGATGGGGGGGGTGGTTGCCCGTCTCATTTATTTGCAAGTGGTTCAGGGGGAAACCCTAGCGGCACGGGCACAGCAACAACAACGGCGCTATACCCCGCCAGCCTTGGCACGCTACCCAATTACCGATCGCCGAGAGACGGTTGTCGCCCTAGATCGACCGGTGTTTACCCTCTTTGCCCATCCGATTCAGTTCAAAGTGGCGCGGCCAGCGATCGCCCGCGATCTAGCGCCTTTACTCCGGCAATCCCCAGAGCAACTGGTGGCCAAATTTAGCACCTATCCCACAGGCGTCCCCCTTGCCTACGACATTGATGAAGACACCGCCGCCAAAATTCGCGCCCTCAACTACGATGGCCTAGAACTCAACCAAGCCTGGCAGCGCATTTATCCGCAGCAGGAACTCATGGCGGGCATTGTTGGCTATGTGGATCGCGACCACCAGGGTCAGGCAGGGATTGAGTTTAGCCAGAATCAATTTTTACAGGTTCCCCATAGCCGCCAACTCCTCTCGATAAATGCCCTAGGGGAGTGGCTGCCAGCCCTTGCCCCTGCGGATCCGCGGGCCTTGAGTCACGGCTACCATGTGCGCCTCACGATTGATAGTCGTCTGCAACAAACGGCACGCCAAGCCCTGCAACGGCAGTTACGCAAATTCAATGCTAAACGGGGCACGGTCATTGTCCTAGACGTGAAAACCGGGGCGCTGCGAGCCCTGGTCTCAGAACCCTCCTACGATCCCAATCATTACTACCGCGCTGATCCAGCCCTTTTTCGCAACTGGGCGGTGTCGGACCTCTATGAACCAGGATCAACCTTTAAGCCAATCAATACGGCCATTGCCCTCGAACTCAATGCCATTACTCCTGATACGGTGCTGCCCGATGAGGGGCGGATTTTTGTGGGCGGTTGGCCCATTCAAAATAGTGACTATAGTCAACGCGGCGGCCGCGGTGCCCTTCGAATTGCCGAAGTTCTCGCCTACTCTAGCAATGTGGCCATGGTGCACATGATGAGCCGCATTCCAGCCCGCCACTACTATCGCTATCTCCATCGCTTGGGACTCACAGAGACAGTGGGCAGTGATCTCCCCTTTGAAACCGCCGCCCAGTTAAAACCCCCGGAGCAATTTATTAACTATCCGATTGAACCGGCAACGGCGGCCTTTGGCCAAGGCTTTTCCCTGACGCCGCTCCATTTGGCTCAACTATTGGCGGCGATCGCTAACGGTGGGAAGATGGTCACTCCCCATGTCATTGACGGCCTCTACGATGAAAATGGCCAACTGCAAAAACGCCTTGAGCACCCCCCCCCTCGACGGGTCTTTTCCCAGCGCACCAGTCAAGCGGTGATCAAAATGCTAGGAGAAGTTGTGCGCTTTGGCACAGGGAAACCCGCCCATATTCCCGGCTATCGTTTGGGGGGCAAAACCGGCACGGCGCAAAAGGCGATTGGCGGTACCTATAGCAATCTGCGTATTACCAGCTTTTTTGCTGTCTTTCCCCTAGAACAGCCCCAATATGTGATTTTGGCGGTGGTGGATGAACCCAAGGGAGATGATGCCTATGGCTCAACGGTGGCCATTCCAATTGTGCGAGCGGTTACGGAGTCCCTGATTACGATTGAGGGCATTCCTCCCTCCCATCCACAGGAATTGCGGCGCCCCGCTGCACCAGCTTCAGTGTCACAATAG
- the psbP gene encoding photosystem II reaction center PsbP yields the protein MLQRFFATALAIFVVLLGGCSATSGLQAYVDSYDGYEFLYPRGWVQVQVEDPVDVVFHDIIETTENVSVVVNTVASTKSLEELGSPEEVGDRLLRNIIAPSESGRSSALIAATSQKADDKTYYILEYAVTLPGDGNTAQQRHNLSSIAVSRGKVYTLSVSAPEERWPKVEDQFKTIVSSFTVY from the coding sequence ATGCTTCAACGGTTTTTTGCCACAGCGTTGGCTATTTTCGTGGTGTTGCTGGGAGGCTGTTCGGCCACCAGTGGGTTACAGGCCTATGTCGATAGCTATGATGGCTATGAATTTCTCTACCCGCGTGGCTGGGTGCAGGTACAAGTTGAAGACCCAGTGGATGTGGTCTTTCACGATATTATTGAGACGACAGAAAATGTCAGTGTGGTGGTGAATACAGTTGCCAGCACCAAGTCTCTTGAGGAATTGGGGTCGCCCGAGGAGGTGGGCGATCGCCTGCTGCGTAATATCATTGCTCCCAGTGAAAGTGGCCGCAGTTCTGCCTTAATTGCCGCCACCTCCCAAAAGGCTGATGATAAGACCTACTACATTCTGGAGTATGCGGTCACTCTACCGGGGGATGGCAACACTGCGCAGCAGCGGCACAATTTGTCGAGTATTGCCGTGAGTCGCGGTAAGGTCTATACGCTCAGTGTGTCAGCGCCTGAAGAGCGCTGGCCAAAAGTGGAAGACCAATTTAAGACCATTGTGTCCTCGTTTACTGTATATTAA